ATTGGTAACACTCCAGACGAGAACGACGAGTACTTGCATACGGCCGAAAGAACTTCCCGCGAGTGCCTAGAATATTTTTGCGACACGGTTTGCAAAATATACGCTCCCGAGTTTTTACGTAGACCAACAAGCCATGACATGACACTTTTATACGAAGCTCATGAGGAAAAAACATCACCTTCCAGGTATGTTCGGTAGCCTTGATTGCATCCATTTCGTTTGGCGATTTTGTCCCATAGAGTATCGAGGCCAATATATGCGAGAAGATCACCGATACCCGACTGTTATGCTCGAAGCGGTTGCATCTCAAGATTTATGGTTTTGGTATGCTTTTTGCGGTCCACCGGGTTCACAAAACGATATCAATGTGCtacaacaatctccgttattttaATGGAACGAAATAGAACCACACCAAAATGTCCATTTTACGTTAACAACCATTTAAACAAACGTGGTTATTTGCTGGTGGATGGAATCTACCCTCcgtggtccgtgtttgtgaagtcgatCCCTTACCCTCACGAAGTAGACGAAAAAAATTCAAGAGGCAACATGAGGCGGTAAGAAAAGATGtcgaacgggcttttggtgttttgaagGCGAAATGGGGTGTACTGAGATGGCCGATGCAAGCAAGAACAGTTAGAAAAATTAGGAGTGTTATGTACACGTgtattattttacacaacatgattttgaaCGACGACGAAAATGCGATAGCACCGATGCACATTCGGGATCCTCCGGTCGAGCCCGCTCTAGACGATACTGTGTTGGGCGAGTTGATGGATGAAGACACacattggagactaaaacacgatctcaTAAATCATCTCGCAAGTCAAGATTTACCCCACCTTTTGGTCGATTCCAACAAAGACTACTTTAATTTATTTCaagttaatgtaattttattgttttttaatgtaatgtaattttaatttaatgtaatgtTATTGTTAATTTATTCTACATTTATTAacttaaatattaaatatactagtttataaaataataaaaaaaaagtttaccaaTTCAGCAAGTGTTTAACCATTGCCAATACTTTTCAACATAGTTTAAACACTTTCCTTTGAATAACATGCCACACTCTCATTTGCTTGATTAATTAAACACTCCTTGTACCCTTATTGTTTTTATTTCGTTACAAGCCGATTAAGCTGTTGCAACACGCTAACCGGTTAACTttcattttttaattattttttttcaaacgTTATGTAtcattattttataaatatacaTCCACTTTATCGAAGAAATAAAAACATTATTAagaaacaattaaataaaaacatTATTAAGAAACAAATTACTAAAAAATGAGAGATCAGTTTAATGGGTAACAGAAGATTATGGCATCGTCACTCCTATCTAAtttattttcactataaataCACTTGTACTACACACACCCCATCCaacaaactctctctctcctctctcactCTAGAGAGGACACATTTTAGGGTTTCTCCGTTCGTGTTCTTCCTCTTTTTCGCTACAAATTAGGTATAATCTCATCTTTTTTCTCTATTTCTTACTCTGTTTCACTTCGATTATTGTTCACCTGCTTCCGATTTGGTGTTTTTCTCGTTGAAAACCCAATGTTGGTAGGTTTTTTGAGTATATCGAGTCCGTACGGATGATGATGTGTAGTTAGTGAAGTGTTTGTTGATTTTTTTgaagtttatatttatttttttaccgATTTGACTTTCTTAGTTTGATTATTGTGGAAGTTAGGGTTTTTTGACAATTTTTTAGGGGAAATATGTTTTGTTGCTTTGATTTGTGTCAGAACTGCAGCTACTGCTTGTTTTTGATTTTACAGTTCTACAGTTTGAAGGGATTTGTGAGATTCTTGATCTCTAGAAGTACTGTtgattttttactgtttttatttttatttttatttttttttgtttattattgttTTATGTTATTTTTTAGGCTTTTGCATGATGTGAATGTTGAGGTGTTTTTGCTGTTCTTGGTGGATTTAGGCTTCGTGTAGACTCCTTTGGGTATTTTGGTTTGAtttgttattttgtttcttttaCTTCAAAATTAATTCCCAGATTTAGGTCTGCATATGTCATTTCTTTATTTACTTTCACCTACTTTTTGCTTTGCTATATTTTAACTTTCACTTTCACTTCTGTGTCTCGAGTGATTTTTACTTTTTATAACCATAAAAATATTCCTTGCGAGTATTTTTTCCTTTTGGTTATTTTGTGAAATAACAGGCAGATCTTTTGAATTTCATGAACtaaaatttatttaatattttttggTTTCTTCTTTTAGCAAGATTTTTGGTTGTTAGTTCATGTGAAAAAAACTGGAAGATCTTTTAAATTTCATGAACTAAAATAAAATTATTCATTTTTTTTGATTTCTTGTTTTAGCAAGATTTTAGTTGCTTTTAATTTTGTTGTTAGTTCATGTTAATATGCTGAGAAGTATGTAGTTTTATGTGAGCTAATAATGAGTTAAATTATTTTTTACACAGGAACTAGACATGGATTCACATGAAAACGATGGTAATGGAGTAGCCAGTGAGGAGGCCCTACCTCCTCCTCCACCTGTTCCAGAGGATGTGGTCCCTGAACAAGCTCCTGAACCCGCTAAGAAGAAGGTGATGCGCGTGCCTATGGCACGTCGCGGGTTAGCCACCAAGGGCCAGAAGATTCAGCTTTTGACTAATCACTTCAAAGTCAATGTGTCTAATGTTGAAGGGCACTTCTTTCACTACAGTGTATGTACTTTGTTTTTGCAGGTCATGATTAttagttcaaactctttacaaattGTTTAATTTCACTGCATTGGATCAAACAGGTTGCTTTGTTTTATGAAGATGGCCGCCCAGTGGATGGAAAAGGTGTAGGACGAAAGGTTCTTGATCGAGTTCATGAAACATATGGTAGTGAATTAGCAGGAAAAGAATTTGCTTATGATGGCGAGAAAAGTTTGTTCACCATTGGCTCACTTCCAAGGAACAAGCATGAGTTCACTGTCGTCTTGGAGGATGTTACATCAAACAGGTATATCGTAATATCGATTTGGTTTGTATTTCATTGATAACAGCTCTATGAGCTAACAATATCTGATGTTTAACAAATTTGACATGTTCAGAAATAACGGAAACGCTAGCCCTGAAAATGAAGACAGAAAAAGAATGCGTCGCCAGTATCAATCAAAAACATTCAAAGTGGAGTTGAGTTTTGCAGCCAAGATTCCTATGCAATCGATTGCACAGGCTCTACGTGGTCAAGAATCAGAGAATTCTCAAGAAGCACTAAGAGTTCTTGACATTATCCTCAGGCAACATGCTGCGAAGAAGTAAGTTGTATtctaattaatattttaatatagCTATTTATTAGTCTTTTTGGCTGacattatttaatttaataattctTATGGCAGAGGCTGTCTACTTGTTCGACAATCGTTCTTCCACAATGACGTGAAAAACTTTGCAGATGTTGGCGGTGGTGTTCTGGGTTGTAGAGGATTCCATTCTAGTTTTCGTACTTCTCAGGGTGGTCTTTCCCTGAATATCGGTATGGTCAGATGTTCCTGCATTTGTATCTTTAATTCTTTATGTTGAGGTGGCACAAGGGGTGATTGGTTGAAATGGGTCATTTTGTGGACAGGTCTGGTTTACCTGAATGAAATAAATAGTCTTTCAAATATCATAACAATCTAATCATGGAGCAAGGCTATATAAGATGTTTATGCATTAAACATAACCACTTTGAACTACTTTTGACCCATTTCCATTTTTTCCACTTACAACATAATCTGTATTGGCCCGTTCATAAGTGAATTGAGTtgaggttgtcaaattttcttgtTAACCATTTACTGCCGTTGACAGATGTATCTACCACCATGATCATCCAGCCTGGGCCAGTGGTGGATTTTCTTATCAACAACCAAAATGTGAAAGATCCGTACTCAATTGACTGGGCTAAGGTAACGCTGTAAAGTTCCTTACTAATTTGACCACTTATTTTCTCTTTTGATGGCACATTGTTAATATTTTGTCTTTACATCAGGCAAAGCGGACCCTAAAAAACCTTAGGGTGAAGGCCAGCCCGACTAATACAGAGTACAAGATTACTGGTCTGAGCGAGAAGCCGTGCAACGAACAACtgtatgtttttttgttttatttttccaAATTTGTTGTTTGTCAATTGTTATATAACAATGAAATATTATTCGTGGTTCTAGGTTTTCGTTGAAACAAAAGACCAAAGATGAGAACGGGGAACCTGAAACATTAGAagtcactgtttatgattattttgtgaactaccgGAAGATTGATTTACGTTATTCTGGTGAACTTCCATGCATCAATGTTGGGAGGCCGAAGCGACCAACATACATCCCCCTTGAGGTAGTATTAAAACATAGCAGATCTGAGAATtaattgattttcttgtaaaataatgaGTTCATATTTTGTTTGGATGTTTCTAGCTGTGTTCATTGGTGTCGTTACAACGATATACAAAGTCCCTAACTACTCTGCAACGGTCTTCATTGGTTGAGAAATCAAGGCAGAAGCCTCAAGAGCGAATGCGGGTTTTGAGCGATGTAGGTTTTATTAAGAATTTgtattttcttttttatatttgAAAACAAAATATTAATATTGTTGAGTATTTTCGAAGGCATTGAAGCTCAATGACTATGATTCTGAGCCTTTGTTGAAGTCCTGTGGCATCTCAATAAATAGCAATTTTACACAAGTTGACGGACGTGTTCTACAAGCCCCAAAGGTTCTTCTGTTTTCCGGTTTTATGTTAttttataatctattaattattAATATCTATGTTTCATTTATGCTTATTATCTGGTTCTATTTTCCGgttttatgttattttattaaTCTATTAATTATTACAGCTGAAGGCGGGGGGCGGAGAAGACTTCTTTGCACGGAATGGACGGTGGAATTTTAACAATAGGGTGCGTGTGATGTACTCTTATTTTCTTGATTCTTTCTACATCAAATTCTACACGATACTTACATTTTCTATAACCAATAACGACATTTTGTTATGATAATGTAGAAATTTGTGGATCCCACCAAAATCGAGAAGTGGGCGGTGGCTAACTTTTCTGCACGATGTGACATTCGCAATCTTGTTAAGGATTTGATCAAATGTGGAGGAATGAAGGGAATTGTATGTCTTGATTTCTTCATtctttttatcattttttgctaAATATACTTAAGATTTACTGACATGCTTCTCTAAAATGTGTAGAAAATTGATGAGCCGTTTGATGTGTTTGAAGAAAGCCCCCAGAACAGGCGGGCCCCACCTGTTGTTAGGGTCGAGAAGATGTTCGATTTTATCCAGTCAAAACTTCCTGGTGCCCCACAGTTCCTTCTTTGCTTGCTCCCTGAGAGGAAGAATTCTGACCTTTATGGTTGGTAGTACTGcatatgttgttttttttttttttttttttaatttttaatgtttgTTCTTTGCTAATAATACATCTTATTCAATTTTTAAGGTCCCTGGAAGAAAAAATGTCTTGCCGACTTTGGAATTGTGACACAGTGTATTGCACCCATGCGGGTTAACGATCAGTATTTGACCAATGTTCTTCTTAAGATAAATGCCAAGGTGAGATTGTTATAAAATCAACagaattttaaaaaggtttacaaaaacgCAAATATGTTAATTTGTTGTTTGCAGCTTGGAGGTTTGAATTCTATGTTAGCAGTGGAGCACACACCGTCAATTCCATTGGTGTCAAAGGCTCCAACAATTATTCTGGGAATGGATGTATCACATGGTTCTCCAGGCCAATCTGATATCCCGTCTATTGCTGCTGTAACTTTTTCTGCTGTTTAATTATCAGATAATTGTAATATTAAGAATTAAgaattatcatcatcattatatTGTTTATGAATTTCAGGTGGTTAGTTCTAGGCACTGGCCTCTAATCTCTCGCTACCGAGCCTCTGTAAGAACTCAGTCTCCCAAAGTGGAGATGATCGACTCCCTTTTCAAGAAGGTTTCAGACTCCCAAGATGATGGGATCATGAGGTGTGCGATTCAATATGCTCCTATTATTTTATTCATAGTTTATGAATTATTGAAACTGAGACGTTTAAAATCAATAAAAATCAAATTGTTGTATGTTTGTTTCTGGCAGGGAGTTACTTCTTGACTTCTATGTGAGCTCAGGTAAAAGAAAGCCTGATCAGATCATCATTTTCAGGTAAACTCTAATTTTATATCGTCTTTCCCCATGATTATTATGGTGAGCGTTGAGATTTTATTCTCTCGGTTTCTAGGGACGGTGTGAGCGagtcccagttcaatcaagttcTCAACATTGAGCTTGATCAGATCATCGAGGTTTGTTAGTTTTATAGCGCATTGACTCGTTTTTTCAGTGAGAGGTGTGTTTGGTAtgcatttttatttttcaaattggTGCAGGCCTGCAAGTTTCTGGACGAGAATTGGTGCCCCAAGTTCCTTGTGATCATTGCTCAGAAAAACCACCATACCAAGTTCTTCCAGCCTGGGTCCCCTGACAACGTTCCACCCGGTAATTCAATTTTAAGATAATGTCATATTTAATTAATTATCCAACTAAAAAAAGAATAATATACAAAATACCCATTAAAAAACTTAAGATATCATATTTACGCGTttctttaaattaattttttagtATGCTCTCACTCATGGGTTTTTTTTTCTCTGATATAACACAGGTACTGTGATCGACAACAAAGTGTGCCATCCCAGGAACAATGATTTCTACATGTGCGCACATGCAGGAATGATAGTGAgtcttttgaatttttttttttcggTTATGCATTTGAAGCAAATTTTCTCTAGTTTTTTTTCTGTTATTTaatatttgaaattttgaaagtgTTGGCTAATTGCACGATTGAAACAGGGCACAACTAGACCGACACACTACCATATTTTGTATGATGAAATCGGCTTCTCAGCGGATGATTTGCAGGAGCTTGTTCATAATCTATCTTATGTGTAAGTTTCTTTGCTCTTTGTATTTATCATAAAAGCAAAATTTTGTAATCAATTGCTTGCTTGACTGCAGTTACCAGCGCAGTACTACGGCAATATCCGTAGGTAAGTGTTAATATACTTTCATAAACTCCTTATCCCCGAGATTTTGCCTGAAATCTAACTAATGGCGGTGTGTGATGCAGTTGCGCCTATTTGCTATGCTCATCTTGCTGCTACTCAGGTGGGCCAGTTCATGAAGTTTGAGGACCGCTCCGAAACTAGCTCCTCCCATGGTGGAACGGGAgtgacatcagcgggtgcggtGCCTGTCCCTCAGCTCCCGAGGCTGCAGGAGAATGTGTCCAACTCGATGTTCTTTTGTTGAGAACGCGAGACTTTTAGTAATGGTGTTATGTTGTTTTGGTACTTTATGGTATGTATGCATTAGGATTTCTGGTAAAAGTCGTTATCTATGTATGAATGTTTAGGATGCTGGTTATCATGATGTTTGCTTGAAGTTAGGTTTGTTTTATGACTTGAAACTCGTTTTTTGTGCTACATTAGATGAAACTTTGTGATGTTAGTAATATAAGTAATGTTTGTCCTACCAAATGGTATAATAGCTTTCTTTAATTCATGCACAACAATTTGATTTGTGAATCTAGTTTTTGAAAAAGTAACTTTTGTAGACCTCTGCTTCCCATCAGATCGGTTTTTCGGACCGGTTTCAAATTCAGAATTTTGCCAGGCTAATTTGCTAAAGGTCCATTGGTTGTGTAAGACTATCCACAACCCAACCTAACTTTCCAATAAAAAACTGTTTTCTCTCTCTTTCACCTACACAACCTAATCCAACTAAAATTTCACACCCATTAATAACCTAACCTAAACCATTTTTCTATTAAATAAATTTGATTTATAGTTTTAGTTTATTCTATAAAAATCCAGCGAACCAATAAAATATGGGCACGTaccaaacatatttttttcttaattttaaaACAAAGAAaagttatttattttaaataaaaataaaagataaaacgttaatatttattttatactaaaaatatatatttaagaacGAATtctgtttttttaaatatttatatcGGGATGTTCACaaaaaaaatttaagaaatacaatatattttgttatttttttaagtttaagtattaattaatttattGGGGGAATTAGTGAttaagaaaaaataataaaaagaaaaactaAATCACTACACCAATCAAATGTGGGCAAGTATAGTGTTGACCGGTTGCAACCTTGGGTTGCCATGGAGACCAGGTTGTGAGCCAAAGATAATAAAATTGATTATTATATTATTGTTTGTTGCCACTTGGCGACCAAATCAAGTGGAAGGTCGGATGGTCTAAGTATTTCATTTTGTTTTTCACTTGTATGTTTGGAGTGTTTTATCTTCTAAGGTATACTAGTTTTTGCCTCACCCGCGTTGCGAGGCACTAAGCCGTCTCTTTCTCGAAACATGCAAGTTTGTGTTTCGGTTTTTTTTACATACTATTCATAACGCGATCTTAAAAAAATTAcaccgagtcaaccaattaaaacaaagcACTACTGTACTTtcactaaaaaaaactaaaacgatagaaacacataattttaaactgaggagAAAATTGTAATCTTTTAGGACAAATGAGCGTGTGCCACGTAGCCGTCTGATacaaataaaaattacaccaagccaactataaaaacaaaacattaccatagctttgtaaaaaaaataataataaaacactaccaaagttttttcaaataaaaaaaaactaaaacgatatcATGACTATAATTTTACACTGCGAGCAAAAACGTAATTTGACAGGAAAAAAAAacgatggcaaaactgtaaatttgaactgacggcaaaatcgtaatttgacagaaaggaaaaaaaaaaaaacaaaatcaatGACAAACTATAAATTTAAATGGGGCAAAATTGTAATCCGACTGGACCAATGGGAAAGTGCCAGCAGCTGCCCCCTCAGTGGGATATGTCAATACTTAAATTATTTGTAAATTTCTTGGCATATACGTTTAACAACCGTACATTAGTCTATCCAATACTAGGGCCACAAATAGGTCTGGCAATACCCATTTGGTTATTTTGCGTATTCTAAAAATAAAGATAGGTCAGGATGAGTTGGGAAATAATTAAGGATGTATTTTAAGATATCTATTTAAAATAATTTGTGGGTTAGGATAGGTTCCTATGTAAGTGGGTAACCCTAAAAAGAGCACCACAATCAGACTCTTCATCCTGTTCGAGTGTTTGTAGACGTTAGCCTTTAGAGCCTGGACTtcacaaagaaaaaaaaataaaaaaaataaaa
Above is a window of Helianthus annuus cultivar XRQ/B chromosome 14, HanXRQr2.0-SUNRISE, whole genome shotgun sequence DNA encoding:
- the LOC110904847 gene encoding protein argonaute 4 isoform X1 yields the protein MDSHENDGNGVASEEALPPPPPVPEDVVPEQAPEPAKKKVMRVPMARRGLATKGQKIQLLTNHFKVNVSNVEGHFFHYSVALFYEDGRPVDGKGVGRKVLDRVHETYGSELAGKEFAYDGEKSLFTIGSLPRNKHEFTVVLEDVTSNRNNGNASPENEDRKRMRRQYQSKTFKVELSFAAKIPMQSIAQALRGQESENSQEALRVLDIILRQHAAKKGCLLVRQSFFHNDVKNFADVGGGVLGCRGFHSSFRTSQGGLSLNIDVSTTMIIQPGPVVDFLINNQNVKDPYSIDWAKAKRTLKNLRVKASPTNTEYKITGLSEKPCNEQLFSLKQKTKDENGEPETLEVTVYDYFVNYRKIDLRYSGELPCINVGRPKRPTYIPLELCSLVSLQRYTKSLTTLQRSSLVEKSRQKPQERMRVLSDALKLNDYDSEPLLKSCGISINSNFTQVDGRVLQAPKLKAGGGEDFFARNGRWNFNNRKFVDPTKIEKWAVANFSARCDIRNLVKDLIKCGGMKGIKIDEPFDVFEESPQNRRAPPVVRVEKMFDFIQSKLPGAPQFLLCLLPERKNSDLYGPWKKKCLADFGIVTQCIAPMRVNDQYLTNVLLKINAKLGGLNSMLAVEHTPSIPLVSKAPTIILGMDVSHGSPGQSDIPSIAAVVSSRHWPLISRYRASVRTQSPKVEMIDSLFKKVSDSQDDGIMRELLLDFYVSSGKRKPDQIIIFRDGVSESQFNQVLNIELDQIIEACKFLDENWCPKFLVIIAQKNHHTKFFQPGSPDNVPPGTVIDNKVCHPRNNDFYMCAHAGMIGTTRPTHYHILYDEIGFSADDLQELVHNLSYVYQRSTTAISVVAPICYAHLAATQVGQFMKFEDRSETSSSHGGTGVTSAGAVPVPQLPRLQENVSNSMFFC
- the LOC110904847 gene encoding protein argonaute 4A isoform X2 translates to MRRQYQSKTFKVELSFAAKIPMQSIAQALRGQESENSQEALRVLDIILRQHAAKKGCLLVRQSFFHNDVKNFADVGGGVLGCRGFHSSFRTSQGGLSLNIDVSTTMIIQPGPVVDFLINNQNVKDPYSIDWAKAKRTLKNLRVKASPTNTEYKITGLSEKPCNEQLFSLKQKTKDENGEPETLEVTVYDYFVNYRKIDLRYSGELPCINVGRPKRPTYIPLELCSLVSLQRYTKSLTTLQRSSLVEKSRQKPQERMRVLSDALKLNDYDSEPLLKSCGISINSNFTQVDGRVLQAPKLKAGGGEDFFARNGRWNFNNRKFVDPTKIEKWAVANFSARCDIRNLVKDLIKCGGMKGIKIDEPFDVFEESPQNRRAPPVVRVEKMFDFIQSKLPGAPQFLLCLLPERKNSDLYGPWKKKCLADFGIVTQCIAPMRVNDQYLTNVLLKINAKLGGLNSMLAVEHTPSIPLVSKAPTIILGMDVSHGSPGQSDIPSIAAVVSSRHWPLISRYRASVRTQSPKVEMIDSLFKKVSDSQDDGIMRELLLDFYVSSGKRKPDQIIIFRDGVSESQFNQVLNIELDQIIEACKFLDENWCPKFLVIIAQKNHHTKFFQPGSPDNVPPGTVIDNKVCHPRNNDFYMCAHAGMIGTTRPTHYHILYDEIGFSADDLQELVHNLSYVYQRSTTAISVVAPICYAHLAATQVGQFMKFEDRSETSSSHGGTGVTSAGAVPVPQLPRLQENVSNSMFFC